The DNA region AATCAGAAAAGATAAGCACAGTAGGACATTAACCTTGACTTGCTGCAACACAGCAGGTGGTGTAAGGTGCAGATTTTACACCACCTCACAAGAGTGGAAAAGTTAACTGTTACAGGCATAAAGAGAATCACTTGTACTTCCTGTGCTCTCTCTACTGGACCAGCCAGATGAGTCAGGAGAGTCACTCAAcatacagacatacatacatagagTATGGTCCAGCCGAGGAGCTGCCTCCACGTTAAGACACGatgaacagaaaacagacagcaggtggatgggtcacagtGTATCCATTGAGCTGAGATCCAAAAAACAGTCAGGTTCCATGTTAAGGTCCAGTGAGAGTTAGGAGGAGGATCTATAACTAGACAACCCTCTCCCAGTCGCCCGTCTCGGTCCTGTGGTAGAGCTGTGGTTGACCCGCGGGGAACAGGCTGTCAGAGTTGGGGTGTTCTAGCAGGAACTGGATGGTGGTCTTCATGTGCTGGACAAAGTGTGGCGGCTCAGCCATCGGAGAGGTGGACAGGTACTGGGCACAAGAGAGACGTACCAGAGTCAGAGTTTGTATTAAGGCACTTTCttgggctgtattcacaaagcttcctagtacAAGGAGTTGCTCTTAGTGACGACATCCTAAGAACATTTTTAGAATTATGATGTTTTCTCAAAGGCTGTGTCCACCAAGGTATTTTTTCCTGAGGCCAGCGTAGTTTTGGAATTCTTTCTGTCTGCTTTTGTCAATGGGAGCGCTGTGCTCGAAGGGTCAAAGGGGCACTGATAGGGATGATTTGTGTCTGTTGCAAACTTATATTAGCAGAACGATCACACTAACAATTACAGCGCTTTCACAGTCtcatattgtgatgcagttcTTTTCATtcccactgggtgtccacaccttgcaggctcactaAAGCTGCAAAAGACCCAGAATttctctgagaactttcctataTCACTCCTTAAGTAGGACTCCTTTTTTAGAAacttttaggctaagttagaaGCTCTCTGAAAGTACTCCAAGAATGTCTGTGACTACAGCCACTGGATTGCTGCTTTACACTCACTTTTTTGAGTGTTATAGAGGCTTTGAGTGAAGCATGAAAAATTGTATAGTATAACAAAGAATGAAGTAGATCACCTTTAATTACTTCCACACTCCCTTACCTTTAATATTGTGTCATCATCTTGTGACAACCAGAAGGCAATATCCAGATTTGGAGACCACTTGCAAGGGCCGATTTTAACAACCCCTCGACTTGAGTCATATATGTCAGCCATCtgcaagggaaaaaaaacattcattttattaATACGCTTTGGATTGAGACTGTGCCTTTTTAATTTtactaaataaaacaattacaacATTATTAATTTAGAGGGAAATCAGTATTCTTTGtcagtttattattataatcttataaaaaaaatacataaaacaaggGGCTACAAGTTTTTGCATGACATAGAGAGACTTAAAAATTTGTTTAATAGTTATTCCattaacaatgtttttttagAATCTTGTAGTACCTGTCCCCCAGTGAAGGTCCTCGCTGATCGCAGCTCCTCTGCAGGTCCTTTACGAGGGAAGGACGAAGGAAACACATCTCCTGTTTTGACATTTACACCTGTGCAGAGGACATATTACATATTAGAGGTCAGGTCATGGACCACGAAAGTATTGTTCTCACTCTCTAACATATTTATCACTTACCTATCCCATACACTACAGGCCTGTGAGTTTCATCAACAACAATGTCATTCATTTCTacagaaacagagagcagagagggttAATGGTATGAAGCACTGACTAGCAGAATATTTTTAGTCAAACAGGTATCAAGGGTACCTGTGATGCAACATGTTTCCAGATGAATatcctctttctgtttctggAACGCTGCTGTAAAGTAAAAAGAATCTTTCTAAGTGTTACAAAGCTCAAACACTGCCAGTATAATATTACAGTGAGACACAAGGTGATATGAAAGACTATACCCAGTATGTTAAGGCTGAGTTTATGGGATGTTTTTGACTCATCATTAAATCCCCCGGCAAGGTGGAGCTCAAGTCTGCATAACAGAAAGTAAAGGAAATAACAAACATCTGGATAGGATGTACACTTTTATTATGCacgttttttttgtgtgtgtgtttcataccTGCCCTCCTTGCTGACGTTActcagtgacatcacagcttTCACGAGTTGTGGGACTTCAGACCAGGTGCTGGAACCATCACAGTGAGCAAGGCAAACCGCTCCACTTCCTAAGAAATAGCAAATCATGACAGACATTAAAAAGTCATTCCTGACTACAGTGTATACACAGACAGAACAAGGCGCACAGTATGAACCTAATTAAAAGAACATTACCGGTGTGTCGCAGCACAACCAAATGGCAGGTGGTGGCATCATCAGATCCAATTACTGAGACACAGTCTGTGATAGGCAAGATAAAAAACATGTATTATCATTGTCATCCAGAATTGTGATGGCTATCTGGGAGTTAGTAAGAGGCTAACAAATGTTGTTATTGCAGAACTTCACATCAAACAGCTCCCAACAGTCCTTATTAAATAAACATGAATCTGAACTTACTACATTAAAGACCACTGAGGCTTCTGTTGGTAATTGCTGAATACTGACTTGGCTGAGGCCTATTCTTTGAAGTGACTTTCACCAAACCCGAGGGTACATTTGTCGAGTTTTCATAGCTATTGGCCTATATAATATCTACAAATAAAATTCATAATAACCTTTGGCTGAGCTGAGTACAGAGATGGGTTGATATTAAGATGATTTGTTCCAAACATCAGGCTTTACTCACTGTCTGCTGGTGTCGTTGCAGCAAACTCTCTTTGTTGGACATACAAGAGGCACTTTGGGTCGACATCAACAAGTGGCCTGGAGCGAAATGTTCTTGCAttttcctgtgacatcacagcaaAAATGTGTTACTTAAAAGGGACAGATCgcaccaaaagaaaaaagaaaatccccTTACATGAAGTGTTATTATCAATCTAGATAATTTTGGTGAGAGCTGTCGAGTGTTGGAGAAATTTGCCGTACAGTCTGTCtgccttttttcaaatataatggaactataTGATATACTCAAAGCGgcaaagaaatacatttgaaaaactcaagagcaatgtctctttccagaagtcatgaccaggttactcaagataatccacagaccttgtggtGAGTAGTTTCATATatgaactattttttttctgccaaactacacctgctaacGGTATTGCCACGCAGAAGAAAGCATACATcttctgctagctcacctagcaccactgagctagctaagaTTACAGCCCAAGCTggcatgagcctcttgtccatgagtaaaTGCATGCTTCCTTTTGCACAGTGATatagttggtgggtgtagtttggcagaaagaaaatagctcctgcatgaaactgctcacaacaagacaTGTGGACTATCTTTAATAcccaggtcatgatttttggaaagaaacattgatgttgagttttttaaatgtattttttgacactttgagctagggatagaccgatatggattttttagggccgatgccgacactaatttttttccatcacccttagccgatgaccgattatggactgccgattttcttgagccgatatttggggccgatactgcttttgctccctcaatttacatcaaaaaaatgacacaatgataacaaatattacaggtctcaagtttaaaataagaaacatttattgaacagtaaaaaatactaaaacaagatggaaagttgaggtagaacaggtagaatactcttaaatcttccagtaatgtctttataaaataaacaaatatttaagctgaagcataaataaaacaacaactactgtacacagtaggattcgctgcatgtgcgctgcagggtcttccggcaacacagagctgcctgtggatgcctgtctgtaaatcctgccagggaaaaataaatccgcgaacccatGCACGTATCGGccaatgccgatacaagtaaaaaactcaaatatcggcccgatataccGGCCGGGCCGATGTATCCGTCTATCCTTACTTTGAGTACCACGAGtccagtgccatctagttaTATTGTACTGGAGAGAAAGCATTTATCTCTAcggcagatatctccaacacttggcaatgcacaccaaaactatctagatcaataaatagcactataggTGGAAGGAAAATaggtatttttcattttagggtgaactgtctaaaaaactaactaactaaacaaATGTCAAGGCTTTGTGGACTTGTCATACTGAAAGGAAAAGACTATCAGGCTCAGATCTTCATCAGTGTTACTTCACATTTATCAATAAAGACTACAGAAAACTTCATCTTTGGGATCATATTAGTCTTATTATTTGACAACACAATTAAGTTTTATAGTTGTCATATAATAGGAAAATGAAGCCTTATCTTCCAGCTGAGGACAGAAAGGACTCACTAAAtttatctttaaataaaaaagtaaacaccCCTTGTATGTCAAAATTATATTCCATTACAACCATACAGAAGTCATCAAAAGTTTTTTAACATCTTAAAATATTTGCCAGCTTAGTCAGCTGTCAGGTGTGTTATATtcccatttctttctttttaagtaGGTTTAAAATATCATTTTAGGGCACAATAAGTTACACTTCcttagctacatgtagcagaaAAAAATTATGACAGTTTGTTGTATTATCTCCGACTGCTATCAGGTCTCAACCAAATCCCGTTCATAAAATTACCATTTCACTTTAACATTAACAGTCAGCCTGTCATAAAGTGTTTACTTACAGAAAAGTACTAATAAAAGCAAGCAGTTTGTCAGCAAGCTAAATTTAGCCACACTTTCTGGAAACAAACCTGTAAATGTGGATATTTGTCGAACAGTTCCGCTGTGGAGCTTATGCGGTCAACTCCTCTCTTTTGAATTAACAACGGCATTTCCGTACGCGAGGTCCACTTTAAAATCAACTGATTATCATACTATTTTAAATACCActaaattcatatttttatggCTTAATATCTCATATTATAGCAGCACACACCAACGGTCCATCCCGAGGATGTATTATTAGACCTGTCTATCCGGTTGAACTTCCTGGGAggctgtcttcttcttcttcttctactgtttcaACGGAAATAGGACTCGCGGTTTCTGACACACCGCCACCAACCGTTAAAAAGCACGAACACGTACACGAATCATATTCACCATTATAACGTAGAGAGTATTTGTACGTAGCGCTCGTTCTTTCCAAATGAAGCTACGTAGAATTACTAGCTGAAGTTACGTCGCTGAAGAGGGCAGGGAAGCAGCCGTTTAGCTACGTGACGCACACAACAATAGTTCACCAAATTTCGAAATTAAGCGTAATTATAGTCTAATATAAATAGTTTTGCGAGTGTAAATTGCGCATTACTGCAGTTTATATTTGCGAATAACGCCGAAGGAACGCTAAAGCGTACGTAACGATTATAACGTTAGCGGAGATAGTTTACTTTTTTCGACAACATGAGAGGGGGTTCTTCCtacggagacagagacagagaccgCGGACGAGACAGGTAAGTTTGTTGTTAATATTTGgacataacacacacacgtttgtaACAATATTAGGTGCATAATGTGAAGATATCACAGGCAGGAAATTTGACCCAAAGCCGTGACCGTTGAGACTGGTCTCTCAGTAAGTGCAACACGAAAGCAGAAAAGCTCAAACCTCCTGAAGGCCTCTCTCCAGGCAGTTTGTGGTTAGTTTCACTGTAAACATTGCAGTCGTAGAGGTCATGTTATCACCAAAGTCTGAAGACTGAAGCACAAACATTTACTGGTCACCGAAACTTGCGTTTTTGTCGAAATTCCGCAGTAATTGTTATAGCCTCAGTCATCATAATTATCAGTTATATGATGCAAACTGAGCTGAGCATTAGCTCTGGTAATTTTAGCTGAAAAACATCACAATAAttggttttacagtttttgtcacTTCTTGCACGTCAAAGCACATAAATTAGACACTGTTCCTTACAAAATCAAATTAGTGGGTCTAGGATAAGTGTATTACATAATTGCACTTTTAGATAAACAATACAAGAAACGGATAGATACATGCAGAGGCGCCACCGTGCTAGGGAGGGCCAATGCCACCCtgggttgcaacagtatgataTTTTCACGGAatgataaccatctcagaaaatattgcggtTTCAAGGCATtacagtattacagaatttatattattatcatacAGAATGACCCTTGAAGGAATAAAAAtagaagggttatttttggtggAACAAATAATATATTACTATAATTGAGACTTGAAACTATTTTGTAAATGGAACTACATGTAAAAAGAGTGTCctctttgaaaataactaaaagaaAGGGGAGATTCTCCGTatagttgcatttttttcaatatcataGATAAGTACATGTGTACGATATGATAATCGTCAACTTGATATGATAACCATCCACTTACGTATCATGGTAGCCTATATCTTAAAACCCGTATATCGCTGCAACCcaattgtattatttattttaggcATTGCAATTTTACTGTGATGTATTATAACCAACAGGTGAAGTCAAAGGCAAATTGCCTCATTTTGTGGACAGTAAAgatcattactattattattataattggcATGACAAGAGCAAATATGTCAAAAACATAAAGTACATTGCTGCAGGTAATGCCGGAGCCTGCCTTGCTGTTAACTATTACTGTGTCTCTCAGGCCACGGTTTGGGCCCATGAGCAGCCGGAGTGGACCTCCACCTATGAAGTTTGGGAATCCAGGTGAGCGTCTCCGTAAAAAGAGGTGGAACCTGGATGAGCTGCCAAAATTTGAGAAGAACTTCTATGGTGAACATCCAGAAGTCCAGCGCATGAGTCAGGTAAATCAAAGAACTGACAAAGTTTTGATCATATTTCCATCAGTATCGCTCATTTTTCACAGTGGCCATCAACAATTGTGTTGTAGTTGCAGACAATTTAGATTAACAAAGGTATTTAAATAATTGATACACCTTGTCCAAATATatgttctctgtttttttccccccagtatGATCAGGAAGAATTTCGCAGAAAGAAGGAGATCACCGTCAGAGGCTCCGGCTGTCCAAAGGCGGTCACTGCCTTTCACCATGCACAGTTTCCTCGTTAGTAAACCATACGTTACACAAACTATAATGTCTGTACAAACTATCTCTAGCATGCACAATAAATAATTCATTCACTTACTCCAGCATTTCGGGactttaatataatataataaatataatttttgtgtttgtttgtttgtgctccTTATATGGTAAATTTAAACAAAGCAATACAATTAGTCTAAATGGAGGTGGAGTGTACGTAAGTTTCATGttcagaagaagaaaatgctTTTGAGGACTGTCCTTCGGCTGCAAAGACTGATAGACAGAAACCAAAGTAAAAGTCCAATAGTGTAACCATCATGTTGAttgtctccctcctccttctgaCAGAGTATGTGATGGATGTGCTGTTGCAGCAGAACTTCAAGGAGCCAACAGCAATCCAGGCTCAGGGCTTTCCTGTGGCCCTGAGCGGCAGGGACATGGTGGGGATTGCCCAGACTGGCTCCGGAAAGACACTGGCGGTAAGGCTACCTGGCCTTCATCCCACCCTACGTAGTGATGACACTTTATTGTAGTGATGGGCATAACGATTCTTTTCacagtattgttttttttagagtTGACATGTGAAAATGTTTCTAACTTTTAGAGTTTTGATACTTTTTGTGAAATATGGCGTCAGTTTCTCCGTGATGCTCTGTTAAAGTACATGCACATTCAACAGCTAGTGTTTCCTGCCACACAAAACTGTATTTTGTTTCATTGCCAGTCATCATGATTTAGCACAACATGTATGGTGTGTAGGTAGGCTATGTTAGTTCAATAGGATGTTAGTGAAATGTCACAGATCTGTCGTTCATTGAGGAGTAAGTAGCAGACGTCCCAGTTAATTCTGCAGCCTTGTGCTAGGTTCAGGGGTGTTGAAATAATCAGAAAATGTGTTCTTAATCATATTTCATAGCTCACCTGATGGGTTTGTTTTGCTCTTGATTatcaaaatgttgtttaaatgctctgagcaatgaaatacaacacatcttcttaGTAGCATCCACGTTGATTCCTCATTACAACTTTAAGCTCATGGAAGAATGACACAGAGGTCTTGACTCTTGTCCGATTCCATTGGTCCTCCTTCTTTTATTTAGTGCCATTGCTGCTCTCCCGTATGACACGTTACAGATTTATGAGCACTCTGGCGTTTGACAGCCCATCACAACGTCACTTGATGTTTAATTGCAAGTCATAAAAAGTGTATTTG from Epinephelus fuscoguttatus linkage group LG3, E.fuscoguttatus.final_Chr_v1 includes:
- the ntan1 gene encoding protein N-terminal asparagine amidohydrolase, which gives rise to MPLLIQKRGVDRISSTAELFDKYPHLQENARTFRSRPLVDVDPKCLLYVQQREFAATTPADNCVSVIGSDDATTCHLVVLRHTGSGAVCLAHCDGSSTWSEVPQLVKAVMSLSNVSKEGRLELHLAGGFNDESKTSHKLSLNILAAFQKQKEDIHLETCCITEMNDIVVDETHRPVVYGIGVNVKTGDVFPSSFPRKGPAEELRSARTFTGGQMADIYDSSRGVVKIGPCKWSPNLDIAFWLSQDDDTILKYLSTSPMAEPPHFVQHMKTTIQFLLEHPNSDSLFPAGQPQLYHRTETGDWERVV